In Paracoccus aerodenitrificans, the following are encoded in one genomic region:
- a CDS encoding sulfite oxidase heme-binding subunit YedZ: MKRVNAFIGRIPEWAVWLAGSIPLALLTYDLFNGGLGVDPVRDIEHRLGRAALYFLIGTLAVTPARKMFRVNAIRLRRALGLLAFSYAFLHMLAWIFFDMGLLWQQMLGDVVKRPYLLFGMTGLVILLALAVTSNRASIRRLGRNWLRLHRLIYPAAILACLHWLWALKLWTGWPLICAGAILVLLLLRVPSITRKVSNISLKTVS, translated from the coding sequence ATGAAGCGCGTGAATGCTTTTATCGGCCGCATTCCAGAATGGGCGGTCTGGCTGGCAGGGTCCATCCCGCTGGCGCTTTTGACCTATGATCTGTTCAACGGAGGACTTGGAGTCGATCCGGTACGGGATATCGAACACCGGCTGGGAAGGGCGGCGCTTTATTTTCTGATCGGTACGCTGGCAGTAACCCCGGCCCGAAAGATGTTCCGTGTGAATGCGATTCGATTGCGCCGTGCGCTTGGTCTGCTCGCCTTCAGCTATGCGTTTCTGCATATGCTCGCATGGATCTTCTTCGATATGGGGCTGCTGTGGCAGCAGATGCTTGGGGATGTGGTTAAGCGGCCCTATCTTCTGTTCGGGATGACCGGCCTCGTGATTCTGCTGGCATTGGCGGTGACGTCGAACCGGGCATCGATTCGTCGCCTCGGGCGGAACTGGCTGCGGCTGCACCGGCTGATCTATCCGGCGGCGATTCTGGCCTGTCTGCATTGGCTGTGGGCGCTGAAACTCTGGACGGGATGGCCGCTGATCTGTGCAGGGGCGATTCTTGTGCTGTTG